From the Billgrantia sulfidoxydans genome, one window contains:
- a CDS encoding PHA/PHB synthase family protein, translating into MSPISPNPPNPDVAPCERLPATTERPNPGFYSTHALDRAFKANLARLTAGITPAGLASVYFEWLVHLMLSPGKQLELGEKYARKLTRFGHYINRQALEPSACACIEPLEQDQRFRGEAWQRLPYNLIYQSFLLTQQWWHNATSDIDGLSPDSERVVNFITRQILDRYSPSNSPWLNPEVVAATLSTSGQNLVVGWQHFTEDWERAVSGKPPVGAEAFRVGKNLAITPGKVVYRNRLIELIQYAPTTKQVYAEPVLIVPAWIMKYYILDLTPAQSLVKYLVDQGHTVFMISWRNPGSEEHNLGMEDYRRLGPMAALDVVSAITCGSKVHGVGYCLGGTLLSIAAAAMARDDDDRLASLTTLATQVDFTEAGELMLFIGESQVAYLENMMWDQGYLDGNQMAGAFQILRSNDLIWSRIVHDYLLGGRQPMNALMAWNADLTRMPYRMHSEYLRQLFLNNDLANGHYRVDDRPVVIQDIKAPLFVVSTTTDHVAPWKSVYKIHLLADTDEVTFLLTSGGHNAGIVSEPGHPGRRYRMATQYHGKAYLDPETWQQITPEQDGSWWPAWHQWLAAHSTERVAPPAMGGEQHPPLADAPGNYVLAP; encoded by the coding sequence ATGTCGCCCATTTCACCCAACCCGCCCAATCCCGATGTCGCTCCCTGTGAACGACTTCCCGCTACCACGGAGCGCCCCAATCCGGGGTTCTACTCCACCCATGCGCTGGATCGCGCCTTCAAGGCCAACCTGGCCAGGCTGACCGCCGGCATCACCCCGGCCGGCCTGGCCAGCGTCTATTTCGAGTGGCTGGTCCATCTGATGCTCTCCCCGGGCAAGCAACTGGAGCTGGGCGAGAAGTACGCTCGCAAGCTGACGCGCTTCGGCCACTACATCAATCGTCAGGCTCTCGAACCCAGCGCCTGCGCCTGTATCGAGCCCCTGGAGCAGGATCAACGTTTCAGGGGCGAGGCGTGGCAGCGCTTGCCCTACAACCTAATCTACCAGTCCTTTCTCTTGACGCAGCAGTGGTGGCACAACGCCACCAGCGACATCGACGGCCTCTCGCCCGACAGCGAACGGGTAGTGAACTTCATCACCCGTCAGATCCTCGATCGTTATTCCCCCTCCAACTCCCCGTGGCTGAACCCGGAGGTCGTCGCTGCCACCCTTTCGACCAGCGGGCAGAATCTGGTGGTCGGCTGGCAGCACTTCACCGAGGACTGGGAGCGGGCCGTGTCCGGCAAGCCGCCGGTCGGCGCCGAAGCATTCCGTGTGGGGAAGAACCTGGCGATCACTCCCGGCAAGGTGGTCTACCGAAACCGACTCATCGAGCTGATCCAGTACGCACCGACGACGAAACAGGTCTACGCCGAGCCGGTGCTGATCGTGCCCGCCTGGATCATGAAGTACTACATTCTCGACCTCACGCCTGCCCAATCCCTGGTCAAGTACCTGGTGGATCAGGGTCATACCGTGTTCATGATCTCGTGGCGCAACCCGGGCTCGGAGGAACACAACCTGGGCATGGAGGACTACCGCCGGCTGGGGCCGATGGCGGCGCTGGACGTGGTCTCCGCCATCACGTGCGGCAGCAAGGTGCACGGCGTGGGTTACTGCCTGGGAGGCACGCTGCTCTCCATCGCCGCGGCCGCCATGGCGCGGGACGATGACGACAGGCTGGCGTCGCTTACTACCCTGGCCACCCAGGTGGACTTCACCGAGGCCGGTGAACTGATGCTGTTCATCGGCGAAAGCCAGGTGGCATACCTGGAAAACATGATGTGGGATCAGGGCTATCTCGACGGCAACCAGATGGCCGGTGCGTTCCAGATCCTGCGCTCCAACGACCTGATCTGGTCGCGCATCGTGCACGACTATCTACTGGGCGGACGTCAGCCCATGAACGCCCTCATGGCCTGGAATGCGGACCTGACCCGCATGCCCTACCGCATGCACTCCGAGTACCTGCGCCAGCTGTTCCTCAACAACGACCTGGCCAACGGCCACTATCGGGTAGACGATCGGCCCGTCGTGATCCAGGACATCAAGGCGCCGCTGTTCGTCGTCAGCACCACCACCGATCACGTGGCCCCCTGGAAATCCGTCTACAAGATCCATCTGCTGGCGGACACCGACGAGGTGACGTTTTTATTAACCAGCGGAGGCCACAACGCGGGGATCGTCAGCGAGCCGGGGCACCCCGGGCGCCGTTATCGGATGGCTACGCAATATCATGGCAAGGCGTACCTGGACCCGGAGACCTGGCAACAGATCACGCCCGAGCAGGACGGCTCCTGGTGGCCGGCCTGGCATCAGTGGCTGGCGGCCCACTCCACGGAACGGGTGGCGCCGCCCGCCATGGGCGGCGAACAGCACCCTCCCCTCGCCGATGCGCCGGGAAACTACGTGCTGGCGCCATGA
- the ftsH gene encoding ATP-dependent zinc metalloprotease FtsH encodes MDKKQRINLAYAVAAVLLWLAFLNWFENWRHVEPIPYSEFVRLLDEGKITDVVVGPERIVGQFTQPQPDGRTSFITYRVDPPLADMLTQHGIQYDGEVESTFFRNLMSWVLPIGIFYLIWMFFFRRFAEKQGLGGLMSVGKSKAKVYVETDTKVTFDDVAGVDEAKEELKEIVAFLRDPKTYGRLGAHIPKGILLVGPPGTGKTLLARAVAGEAGVPFFSISGSEFVEMFVGVGAARVRDLFAQAASTKPCIIFIDELDALGRARGPGITGGYDEKEQTLNQLLSELDGFDPSEGIVLLAATNRPEILDPALLRAGRFDRQVLVDRPERSGRLAILEVHIKKIWQLGADVDLDHLAALTPGFTGADLANLVNEAALLATRREADAVAMADFINAIERIVAGLEKKSRLLNPHERAVVAHHEMGHALVAAALPGMDPVHKVSIIPRGVGALGYTIQRPTEDRFLQTTSELRNRMVVLMGGRAAEQLIFGEISTGAADDLAKVTDIARRMVTRFGMADSVGQVVYEEDRQAFLGNDFYGTAHPKDYAEATGREIDLAVRDLVADAYTQASQILERRRDELTAGATKLLERETLTADEFPAMKPSGTVLSS; translated from the coding sequence ATGGACAAGAAGCAGCGGATCAATCTCGCGTATGCGGTCGCCGCGGTCCTGCTTTGGCTGGCTTTTCTAAACTGGTTCGAGAACTGGCGTCATGTGGAACCAATACCGTATTCGGAATTCGTACGGCTGCTGGATGAAGGCAAGATCACTGACGTCGTGGTGGGACCTGAGCGCATCGTTGGCCAGTTCACTCAACCGCAGCCCGATGGGCGTACTTCTTTCATCACCTATCGGGTAGACCCGCCGCTCGCGGACATGCTGACCCAGCACGGCATCCAATACGATGGCGAAGTCGAAAGCACCTTTTTCAGAAATCTGATGTCCTGGGTGCTGCCCATCGGCATCTTCTACCTGATCTGGATGTTCTTTTTCCGCCGCTTCGCCGAGAAGCAGGGCCTGGGCGGGCTGATGTCCGTTGGCAAGTCCAAGGCCAAGGTCTATGTAGAAACCGACACCAAGGTCACCTTCGACGACGTTGCCGGTGTCGATGAGGCCAAGGAGGAGCTCAAGGAGATCGTCGCCTTCCTGCGCGATCCCAAGACTTATGGCCGCCTGGGCGCCCATATTCCCAAGGGCATTCTGCTGGTCGGCCCGCCCGGCACCGGCAAGACCCTGCTGGCGCGGGCCGTTGCCGGCGAGGCCGGGGTGCCGTTCTTCTCCATCTCCGGCTCGGAGTTCGTGGAAATGTTCGTCGGTGTCGGAGCCGCCAGGGTGCGGGATCTGTTCGCACAGGCGGCCAGCACCAAGCCCTGCATCATCTTCATCGATGAGCTGGATGCGCTCGGCAGGGCACGCGGCCCCGGTATTACGGGTGGGTACGATGAGAAGGAACAGACCCTGAACCAGTTGCTCTCCGAGCTCGATGGGTTCGACCCTTCCGAAGGCATCGTGCTGTTGGCGGCGACCAACCGGCCGGAGATCCTGGATCCTGCTCTGCTACGTGCCGGGCGCTTCGACCGCCAGGTGCTGGTCGACCGGCCCGAGCGCAGCGGGCGCCTCGCCATTCTCGAGGTGCATATCAAGAAGATCTGGCAGCTGGGCGCCGATGTCGATCTCGACCATCTGGCGGCGCTGACCCCCGGCTTTACCGGGGCCGATCTTGCCAACCTGGTGAACGAGGCGGCGCTGCTGGCGACCCGGCGGGAGGCCGACGCCGTGGCCATGGCGGACTTCATCAATGCCATCGAGCGCATCGTCGCGGGGCTCGAGAAGAAAAGCCGCTTGTTGAATCCGCATGAGCGTGCGGTGGTGGCGCATCATGAAATGGGGCATGCCCTGGTGGCGGCGGCGCTACCCGGCATGGATCCCGTCCACAAGGTTTCGATCATACCGCGCGGCGTGGGGGCACTCGGCTATACGATCCAGCGGCCGACCGAGGATCGCTTCCTGCAGACCACCAGCGAGCTCAGGAACCGAATGGTCGTGCTCATGGGCGGACGGGCCGCCGAGCAGCTCATTTTCGGCGAAATTTCCACCGGAGCAGCCGATGACCTGGCCAAGGTCACCGACATCGCACGGCGCATGGTGACCCGCTTCGGCATGGCGGACTCCGTCGGTCAGGTAGTTTATGAAGAAGACCGACAAGCCTTCCTGGGAAACGATTTCTACGGCACGGCGCACCCCAAGGACTATGCCGAAGCGACCGGGCGCGAGATCGATCTCGCGGTGCGCGACCTGGTGGCAGATGCCTATACCCAGGCATCCCAGATACTGGAACGGCGCCGAGATGAGCTGACCGCCGGCGCCACCAAGCTGCTGGAGCGCGAGACGCTGACCGCCGATGAATTCCCCGCCATGAAACCGTCCGGGACGGTGCTCTCTTCCTGA
- a CDS encoding efflux RND transporter periplasmic adaptor subunit: MSRWIVLLAALVALLAAGLVYWRMPVAATAYEVKEGALTQQVVASGRVVASSRAQIGSEIVGRVTERLVREGQQVEPGDILVVLDSSELAERVQETRAALRQLESARRPQAEAGLADARAHFEQARREHERARRLVESNMVSRQAVEQAEEREAAARAALERSRLDVETLAPGGAEEALLRARLAAAEAALERAVIHSPVTGTVLTRNVEPGDVVQPGRVLLEIASTGQRELRVPFDERHLGQLAVGQRARCVTDAYPDQPFDATISLIAPIVDAARGTVDVRLVMEEEPWFLREDMTVSVNVETAHLERALVVPNDALFGVEGASARVYGVEAGRVSPRSVTLGLKGLLHTEITAGLTAREIVLADPGLSPGQRIRPRITDHPVQGASAPSREPFSFIR, translated from the coding sequence ATGAGCCGATGGATCGTTCTCCTCGCTGCGCTGGTCGCCCTGCTGGCCGCGGGGCTCGTCTACTGGCGGATGCCTGTCGCTGCCACGGCGTATGAAGTGAAAGAGGGCGCATTGACCCAGCAGGTGGTGGCCAGCGGCCGGGTGGTGGCTTCGTCGCGGGCGCAGATCGGCAGCGAGATCGTGGGCCGGGTGACCGAGCGCCTGGTACGCGAAGGGCAGCAGGTCGAGCCCGGCGACATCCTGGTGGTGCTCGATTCATCGGAACTTGCCGAGCGCGTGCAGGAGACCCGTGCGGCACTCCGCCAGTTGGAGAGCGCACGGCGGCCCCAGGCCGAGGCCGGACTTGCCGACGCCAGGGCGCATTTCGAGCAGGCCCGGCGCGAACATGAGCGTGCGCGCCGCCTGGTGGAGAGCAACATGGTCTCTCGCCAGGCGGTAGAGCAGGCCGAAGAGCGCGAAGCCGCGGCCCGGGCCGCCCTGGAGCGTTCGCGCCTCGACGTGGAAACGCTGGCGCCGGGCGGTGCGGAGGAGGCGCTGCTGCGGGCACGGCTGGCCGCCGCCGAGGCCGCCCTGGAGCGTGCCGTCATCCACTCTCCGGTCACCGGCACGGTGTTGACCCGTAACGTGGAGCCGGGGGATGTGGTGCAGCCCGGCAGGGTACTGCTGGAGATCGCTAGCACCGGGCAGCGTGAACTGCGGGTGCCGTTCGACGAGCGACACCTTGGCCAGCTCGCCGTGGGGCAGCGTGCCCGCTGCGTCACCGACGCCTATCCCGACCAGCCGTTCGACGCCACGATCAGCCTGATCGCACCGATCGTCGACGCCGCCCGCGGCACCGTGGACGTAAGGCTGGTCATGGAGGAGGAACCCTGGTTCCTGCGCGAGGACATGACCGTCTCGGTCAATGTGGAAACTGCGCACCTTGAGCGGGCGCTGGTCGTGCCCAACGATGCCCTATTCGGGGTCGAGGGCGCCTCTGCCCGAGTGTACGGGGTCGAGGCGGGCCGTGTTTCACCTCGCAGCGTGACCCTGGGGCTGAAGGGGTTGCTCCACACCGAGATCACTGCTGGGCTGACGGCGAGAGAGATCGTGCTGGCCGACCCTGGTCTCAGCCCGGGGCAGCGTATCCGGCCCCGCATCACCGACCACCCGGTGCAGGGGGCGTCCGCCCCGTCCCGGGAGCCTTTTTCCTTCATTCGGTGA
- a CDS encoding FtsX-like permease family protein: MWIEGFIAWSLLRDGRAQTALMLVGIMVGAAVVVFISALITGLQANIIERTLGTQAHIRLLPPEEFNRVLPLQEPAPIALVLEDSRPQRLRSIDNWQALVPVLDRWPGVTAVSPTISGPALAVRGSANRSVSIIGADAERLRAILPIAEHMVEGVFRLRPGEILIGRELADDLGLQSGNRMRLDTAGERTVVMTVAGIFELGVREIDNRLMYLDLDEARSLLDLPGGVTALELTVAEVFAADRLALRLGALTGQRAESWMETNAQLLNALRSQTLSTTMIRSFVSLSVAFGIASVLAVSVVQRTREIGILRAMGLGRGRILRVFLIQGALLGLAGGGLGALLGSLLVLAFDVFGPRLFVIGFNPWLIPAAMALAGMAGLAAAAWPASRAARLDPAVAIRHV, encoded by the coding sequence ATGTGGATCGAAGGGTTCATCGCCTGGAGCCTGTTGCGTGATGGCCGCGCCCAGACCGCCCTGATGCTGGTCGGCATCATGGTGGGGGCAGCCGTGGTGGTCTTCATCAGTGCCCTCATTACCGGGCTGCAGGCCAACATCATCGAGCGCACCCTGGGCACGCAGGCCCACATTCGCCTGCTGCCGCCCGAGGAGTTCAATCGCGTACTGCCGCTGCAGGAGCCGGCGCCGATCGCCCTGGTGCTGGAGGACAGCAGACCGCAGCGCTTGCGCTCCATCGACAACTGGCAGGCGCTGGTGCCCGTGCTCGACCGCTGGCCGGGCGTGACCGCGGTATCGCCGACGATCAGCGGTCCGGCCCTGGCGGTGCGCGGCAGCGCCAATCGCTCGGTCTCGATCATCGGGGCCGACGCGGAGCGGCTGCGGGCCATACTGCCCATTGCCGAACACATGGTCGAAGGCGTGTTCCGGCTGCGTCCCGGAGAGATCCTGATCGGCCGGGAGCTGGCCGATGACCTGGGCCTTCAGAGCGGTAACCGGATGCGTCTCGACACCGCCGGGGAGCGTACCGTGGTCATGACCGTGGCAGGTATCTTCGAGCTGGGGGTACGCGAGATCGACAATCGGCTCATGTACCTCGACCTGGACGAGGCTCGCAGCCTCCTCGACCTGCCCGGGGGCGTGACGGCGCTCGAACTCACCGTAGCGGAGGTGTTCGCTGCCGACCGGCTGGCGCTTCGCCTCGGAGCGCTGACCGGACAGCGCGCGGAGAGCTGGATGGAGACGAATGCACAGCTGCTCAATGCACTGCGCTCCCAGACCCTCTCCACGACCATGATTCGCAGCTTCGTCAGCCTTTCGGTGGCATTCGGCATCGCCAGCGTACTGGCGGTCAGCGTGGTGCAGCGAACCCGTGAGATCGGCATCCTGCGGGCAATGGGCCTCGGCCGGGGGCGAATCCTGCGCGTGTTTCTGATCCAGGGGGCATTGCTGGGACTGGCCGGCGGGGGACTGGGGGCGCTGTTAGGCTCGCTGCTGGTGCTGGCCTTCGACGTGTTCGGTCCCCGCCTGTTCGTGATCGGCTTCAACCCCTGGCTCATTCCGGCGGCCATGGCGCTGGCCGGTATGGCGGGCCTCGCTGCTGCCGCCTGGCCCGCCAGCCGTGCGGCCCGACTCGACCCTGCAGTGGCCATTCGCCATGTCTGA
- a CDS encoding ABC transporter ATP-binding protein yields MSESHEIESHEVQGNEVLRLAGVCKAYDVDTPVENEVLHAIDLRLDRGTFASLTGPSGSGKSTLLNLIGLLDTPTSGELFVLERPTSAMDDQERTDLRGGTIGLVFQFHHLIQAFSVLDNVLMPLMIRQGRPTAAMIDRARELLAAVGLAALASRRPNELSGGQQQRVAIARALVSEPVLLLADEPTGNLDTASADEVFELFRRFNAEHDCAVLIVSHDPRISARCDRVIELVDGRIVHDETRP; encoded by the coding sequence ATGTCTGAGAGCCATGAGATTGAGAGCCACGAGGTTCAGGGCAACGAGGTGCTGCGGTTGGCCGGCGTGTGCAAGGCCTATGACGTAGACACCCCGGTGGAGAACGAAGTGCTGCATGCGATCGACCTGCGCCTCGATCGCGGCACCTTCGCCAGCCTCACCGGACCCTCCGGCTCGGGAAAGAGCACGCTGCTCAACCTCATCGGCCTGCTCGACACGCCGACATCGGGGGAGCTGTTCGTCCTCGAGCGGCCGACCAGCGCCATGGATGACCAGGAACGCACCGACCTGCGGGGCGGCACGATCGGCCTGGTCTTCCAGTTTCATCACCTGATCCAGGCCTTCAGCGTGCTGGACAACGTGCTGATGCCGCTGATGATCCGGCAAGGTCGGCCGACTGCCGCGATGATCGACAGGGCCAGGGAGCTGCTGGCCGCGGTAGGGCTCGCTGCCCTTGCGTCCCGGCGGCCCAACGAACTCTCGGGAGGTCAGCAGCAGCGCGTGGCAATCGCTCGCGCCCTGGTCAGCGAGCCGGTGCTGCTGCTCGCCGACGAACCCACCGGCAACCTCGACACCGCCAGTGCCGACGAAGTGTTCGAGCTGTTCCGTCGCTTCAATGCCGAGCACGACTGTGCAGTGCTGATCGTCAGCCACGATCCGCGAATTTCGGCGCGCTGCGATCGGGTCATCGAACTGGTGGACGGGCGTATCGTTCACGACGAGACAAGGCCATGA
- a CDS encoding class I SAM-dependent methyltransferase, whose translation MKNARAFWNKSAVRYAKRPIRDESAYQQKLAITQEYFRPDSTVLEFGCGTGSTAIIHAPHVKHIVAIDISDQMLEIAEQKARDAGVENITFKQGTLDGVELEEASFDAILGLNILHLLEDLEATLARVHGLLKPGGVFVSSTVLVGDINILFRMAIPPMQMLGLAPYVNRFDKQTLVDKLTGAGFSIEREWQPGKATVFIVARKGVDAAPQ comes from the coding sequence ATGAAAAACGCCAGAGCGTTCTGGAACAAAAGTGCTGTGCGCTACGCCAAGCGCCCGATTCGCGACGAGAGCGCGTACCAGCAGAAGCTCGCCATTACCCAGGAGTACTTTCGCCCGGATTCGACCGTGCTGGAGTTCGGCTGTGGCACGGGAAGTACGGCGATCATTCATGCGCCCCACGTCAAGCATATCGTCGCCATCGATATCTCCGATCAGATGCTGGAGATCGCCGAGCAGAAGGCCCGTGATGCGGGCGTCGAGAACATCACCTTCAAACAAGGCACCTTGGACGGGGTAGAGCTGGAAGAGGCGAGCTTCGATGCCATCCTGGGGCTCAATATCCTGCACCTGCTCGAAGACCTTGAGGCGACGCTGGCCAGAGTGCATGGCCTGCTCAAGCCCGGCGGCGTGTTCGTTTCCAGCACCGTTCTGGTAGGCGACATCAACATCCTGTTTCGTATGGCGATTCCCCCCATGCAGATGCTGGGGCTTGCTCCCTATGTGAATCGCTTCGACAAGCAGACGCTGGTCGATAAGCTGACTGGCGCTGGGTTCTCCATCGAACGGGAGTGGCAGCCTGGTAAAGCGACGGTATTCATCGTGGCCAGAAAGGGCGTCGACGCAGCCCCCCAATAA
- a CDS encoding ester cyclase: MNKSELSNIYRDYIACLNRRDWSALGRFVHEDVMHNGERLGLSGYRSMLERDFSDIPDLSFNIELLVSDPPYIASRLRFDCTPKGSFLGLNVDGRRVSFAENVFYEFRDKKIGQVWSVIDKAAIEAQLSPS; this comes from the coding sequence ATGAACAAGTCCGAGCTGTCGAACATCTATCGAGACTATATCGCCTGTCTGAACAGGCGGGACTGGTCAGCGTTGGGACGCTTCGTGCACGAAGACGTCATGCATAATGGCGAGCGGCTCGGGCTATCAGGCTACCGAAGCATGCTGGAGAGAGATTTCTCCGACATTCCCGATCTGTCTTTCAATATCGAGCTGCTGGTCTCCGACCCGCCCTACATTGCCAGCCGACTCCGCTTCGATTGCACACCCAAGGGAAGCTTTCTTGGTCTAAATGTTGATGGAAGAAGGGTCTCTTTTGCCGAGAACGTCTTCTATGAGTTCCGTGACAAGAAAATCGGGCAGGTGTGGTCCGTCATCGACAAGGCGGCCATCGAGGCGCAGCTATCGCCTTCCTGA
- a CDS encoding NERD domain-containing protein yields the protein MNYTSIIFDAVRPLWWLLLVALSLGLLKSRWFKGLFGEAFVKLIAKVRLPADEYRGIHNVTLPTPDGTTQIDHILVSRYGIFVIETKHMTGWIFGSEKQAQWTQKLYRKTFKFQNPLRQNYKHVKALEALLDVPLQAIHSVVVFSGSAVFKTSMPENVTIGGGYVRYIKSFREPVLNDFQVQEALERIETGRLAPNRETHRQHVKQLKASFESSSDRTCPKCGSAMVLRTSKRGANASNQFWGCSAYPKCREVEDAA from the coding sequence TTGAACTACACCTCAATCATCTTTGACGCCGTGCGCCCCCTGTGGTGGCTCCTCCTCGTCGCTCTGTCGCTCGGCCTCCTCAAGTCTCGCTGGTTCAAGGGCCTGTTCGGCGAGGCCTTCGTCAAACTGATCGCCAAGGTGCGGCTGCCGGCGGATGAGTACCGAGGCATCCACAACGTCACGCTCCCCACGCCCGACGGCACCACTCAGATCGATCACATCTTGGTCTCCCGCTACGGCATCTTCGTCATCGAAACCAAGCACATGACGGGCTGGATCTTCGGCAGCGAGAAGCAGGCGCAGTGGACCCAGAAGCTCTACCGCAAGACTTTCAAGTTCCAGAACCCGCTGCGCCAGAACTACAAGCACGTGAAAGCGTTGGAAGCCCTGCTCGACGTACCCCTGCAAGCCATCCACTCCGTGGTGGTCTTCTCCGGCAGCGCCGTATTCAAGACCAGCATGCCGGAGAACGTCACCATCGGCGGCGGCTACGTGCGCTACATCAAATCGTTCCGCGAGCCTGTGCTGAACGATTTTCAGGTTCAGGAAGCGTTGGAAAGAATCGAAACCGGCCGGCTTGCACCCAACCGGGAAACGCACCGTCAGCACGTCAAGCAGCTCAAGGCCAGCTTCGAGTCGAGTTCCGACCGAACCTGCCCGAAGTGCGGCAGCGCCATGGTGCTACGCACCTCAAAACGCGGCGCAAACGCCAGCAACCAATTCTGGGGATGCTCGGCCTATCCCAAGTGCAGGGAGGTGGAGGATGCGGCGTAG
- a CDS encoding gamma-glutamylcyclotransferase family protein, protein MLCFSYGSNMSLARLRQRVPSAQFVAVATLSGHRLRFHKISTDGSGKCDAEATKDPSDLVYGVVIELAASEKPALDKKEGLGRGYDEKEVEVVSVDGETMRPTMYFATNIDGTRKPYHWYKKHVLIGAKENHLPKEYIESIEIIESVADPNAERSARELAIYR, encoded by the coding sequence GTGCTCTGTTTTTCTTATGGATCAAATATGTCGCTTGCTCGGCTCCGACAACGAGTCCCATCAGCTCAGTTTGTTGCTGTAGCAACATTGAGTGGTCACCGGCTTCGCTTTCACAAGATAAGTACAGACGGTTCAGGTAAATGCGATGCTGAAGCCACTAAAGACCCGAGTGATCTGGTGTATGGTGTGGTAATTGAGCTAGCGGCGAGCGAAAAGCCAGCTCTTGATAAAAAAGAAGGTCTGGGGCGTGGCTACGATGAAAAGGAAGTAGAGGTTGTTTCAGTGGACGGTGAAACAATGCGCCCCACTATGTACTTTGCAACGAATATCGATGGCACCAGGAAACCATACCATTGGTATAAAAAGCATGTGCTCATCGGGGCGAAGGAAAATCACCTTCCTAAAGAATATATCGAATCTATTGAAATTATTGAGTCGGTTGCCGACCCAAATGCTGAAAGGAGTGCACGGGAACTGGCAATCTATCGCTAA
- a CDS encoding DUF6602 domain-containing protein: MTNNPAKRESMADGASFLRKAFAAEEQVLSLEISLAASSIPHSATAGSINERHFIDLLKRYLPKRYEVDSATVIDSEGKTSDQIDVVIFDNQYTPTLLDQKNHRFVPAEAVYAVLEVKPKIDKAYLEYAAGKAKSVRTLRRTSVPIRHAGGEYPPKAHFPIVAGIVAPTVDWRGGLDAKAFRSALEALKDKEAIDCGVGLMSGAFDSFSGDLILKNGENSFIYFVFRLLQQLQSMGTVPAVDWNSYATVLSTSSS, translated from the coding sequence ATGACAAACAATCCTGCGAAAAGAGAATCGATGGCTGACGGCGCGTCATTTCTAAGAAAGGCATTCGCAGCGGAAGAGCAAGTCCTCTCACTTGAAATCAGCTTAGCCGCATCTTCTATTCCGCATAGTGCTACTGCAGGTTCCATAAATGAAAGGCACTTCATTGACTTGCTGAAAAGGTACCTTCCAAAACGTTACGAAGTCGACTCCGCTACTGTGATTGATAGTGAAGGCAAGACTAGTGATCAAATAGATGTCGTAATCTTTGATAACCAATATACGCCTACTTTACTAGACCAGAAAAACCATAGGTTCGTACCCGCCGAAGCTGTGTACGCAGTATTAGAAGTAAAACCGAAAATCGATAAGGCGTACCTAGAGTACGCAGCAGGCAAAGCTAAGTCAGTTCGAACTTTGCGTAGGACCTCAGTACCTATTCGACATGCTGGAGGGGAATACCCTCCGAAAGCTCACTTCCCAATAGTGGCTGGTATTGTCGCTCCAACTGTAGATTGGCGAGGTGGTCTCGACGCTAAAGCTTTTCGCAGTGCGCTTGAGGCCTTGAAGGATAAGGAGGCAATCGATTGTGGGGTTGGATTAATGTCTGGGGCGTTTGACTCATTTTCCGGAGATCTAATTTTAAAGAATGGGGAAAATTCATTTATTTATTTCGTGTTTCGTTTGCTTCAACAGTTACAGTCAATGGGCACCGTGCCTGCAGTCGACTGGAATAGTTATGCGACGGTGCTCAGTACAAGTAGCTCATAA